Proteins co-encoded in one Megalops cyprinoides isolate fMegCyp1 chromosome 1, fMegCyp1.pri, whole genome shotgun sequence genomic window:
- the LOC118787420 gene encoding LIM and SH3 domain protein 1-like, whose protein sequence is MNPLCSRCNRVVYPTEKVNCLDKYWHKGCFSCEVCKMTLNMKNYKGFEKRPYCSAHYPKTSFTSVADTPENLRLKQQSKMQSQVLYKEEFEKNKGKGFSVVADTPELQRIKKTQDQISNIKYHEEFEKSRMGGEAPPPESNTTPAYHQPANPQNYNYQPAPEPVRSAAAAPPPSAGKRYRAVYDYAAADEDEVSFLDGDVIVDVQQIDEGWMYGRVERTGQQGMLPANYVEAI, encoded by the exons TACTGGCATAAAGGATGTTTCAGCTGCGAGGTCTGCAAAATGACTCTAAACATGAAGAATTACAAAGGCTTTGAGAAGAGACCGTACTGCAGTGC ACATTACCCCAAGACCTCCTTCACCAGTGTGGCTGACACTCCGGAGAACCTCCGCCTCAAACAGCAGAGCAAGATGCAGAGCCAG GTGCTGTACAAGGAGGAGTTTGAGAAGAACAAAGGGAAGGGTTTCAGCGTCGTGGCCGACACACCGGAGTTGCAGAGAATCAAGAAAACGCAGGACCAAATCAGCAAC aTTAAGTACCACGAGGAGTTTGAAAAGAGCCGGATGGGAGGAGAAGCCCCACCCCCTGAAAGCAACACGACTCCAG cgtATCATCAACCAGCCAACCCTCAGAACTACAACTACCAGCCAGCTCCTGAGCCTGTgcgctctgctgctgctgcaccaccCCCTAGTGCCGGG AAGCGGTACCGGGCGGTGTATGACTACGCCGCAGCGGATGAAGACGAGGTGTCTTTCCTGGACGGGGACGTGATCGTGGACGTGCAGCAGATCGACGAGGGCTGGATGTACGGGCGCGTGGAGCGCACGGGCCAGCAGGGCATGCTGCCCGCCAACTACGTGGAGGCCATCTGA